A DNA window from Ralstonia solanacearum K60 contains the following coding sequences:
- a CDS encoding sensor domain-containing diguanylate cyclase yields the protein MSIFSINTPKRLIGTALLFSLTVSAGAALSLYEMRLDALKCAKDAGANIALIIERDVARNLELYSLSVEAVLERMADPEVHQVSNHIRRLVLFDGIAQARDLGSILVTDIQGRVTLDSKADPARNLYIGDRDYFQQQARIDSKAVLISKPLEARTGFGASFTLSRRLNDAHGQFAGVVAGALRISYFDRLFSGMTLGPKGSIALFYADGTLITRRPAPPATGAAAPRDANVLTRVIDTTDGLYLGKSVRDGIERLYTYRRIGHYPLYVVVGAATEDIYANWTSRAWAIGLLVAVFNLVTMALAYQFAKQLEKRLAAGRRHAELAVTDALTDLPNRRALDAGLDREWKRALRERWPVSVLMIDVDAFKPYNDHHGHLGGDTALKAVAHCIQAKACRPGDLAARYGGEEFCVVLPHTDLAGAVAVAEHIRQAVLALHIPHAQGPAGILSVSIGVASGMPALSADRPESLTQAADTELYRAKTQGRNRTMPVLPEAENDAAAMLGSLAAL from the coding sequence ATGTCCATTTTTTCGATCAACACGCCCAAGCGTCTCATTGGCACGGCGCTGCTCTTCTCGCTGACCGTCAGTGCCGGGGCAGCCCTGTCCCTCTATGAGATGCGGCTAGACGCATTGAAATGCGCCAAGGACGCAGGTGCCAACATCGCCCTCATCATCGAGCGGGATGTCGCGCGCAACCTGGAACTCTACTCGTTGTCGGTGGAAGCGGTGCTCGAAAGAATGGCCGATCCCGAAGTGCACCAAGTGTCCAATCACATCCGCCGGCTCGTCCTGTTCGACGGCATCGCGCAGGCACGGGATCTCGGCTCCATCCTGGTCACGGACATCCAGGGCCGCGTGACCCTGGACTCGAAGGCGGATCCCGCGCGCAACCTCTACATTGGCGACCGCGACTATTTCCAGCAGCAGGCCCGCATCGACAGCAAGGCCGTTCTCATCAGCAAGCCGCTCGAGGCACGCACGGGCTTTGGCGCATCCTTCACGCTCAGCCGGCGCCTGAACGATGCGCACGGCCAATTCGCCGGGGTGGTTGCAGGAGCGCTGCGCATCAGTTACTTCGATCGCCTGTTCTCGGGCATGACGCTCGGCCCGAAGGGGTCGATCGCCCTGTTCTATGCCGACGGCACCCTGATCACGCGCCGGCCGGCCCCGCCCGCCACCGGCGCTGCCGCGCCGCGGGACGCCAATGTGCTGACGCGGGTCATCGACACGACGGATGGCCTCTACCTGGGCAAATCGGTGCGCGACGGCATCGAGCGGCTCTATACCTACCGGCGCATCGGGCACTATCCGCTCTACGTCGTCGTCGGCGCCGCGACCGAAGACATCTACGCCAACTGGACCTCGCGTGCCTGGGCGATCGGCCTGCTCGTTGCGGTGTTCAATCTTGTCACGATGGCGCTGGCCTACCAGTTCGCCAAGCAGCTGGAAAAGCGGCTCGCGGCAGGCCGACGGCACGCGGAACTGGCGGTCACCGACGCGCTGACCGACCTGCCCAACCGGCGCGCCCTGGATGCCGGCCTGGACCGGGAGTGGAAGCGCGCCCTGCGCGAACGCTGGCCGGTGTCGGTGCTGATGATCGACGTCGATGCCTTCAAGCCCTACAACGATCACCACGGCCACCTGGGCGGCGACACTGCCCTCAAGGCCGTCGCTCACTGCATCCAGGCCAAAGCCTGCCGCCCCGGCGATCTCGCCGCGCGCTATGGCGGGGAAGAGTTCTGCGTCGTGCTGCCGCACACGGATCTCGCAGGTGCCGTCGCGGTCGCGGAGCACATCCGCCAGGCCGTGCTCGCGCTGCATATTCCGCATGCGCAAGGTCCGGCCGGCATCCTGAGCGTGAGTATCGGCGTGGCTTCCGGCATGCCCGCGCTGTCGGCCGACCGTCCCGAGAGCCTGACCCAGGCCGCCGACACCGAGCTCTATCGCGCCAAGACGCAGGGGCGCAACCGCACCATGCCCGTCCTCCCGGAGGCGGAGAACGATGCGGCGGCGATGCTTGGCAGCCTGGCTGCGCTCTGA
- a CDS encoding DUF6726 family protein — MKRLLSGLFLLVAALLSGCGVAAAPCRVASAGLKMVPLVGHVAAAPTDACADIID; from the coding sequence ATGAAACGTCTCCTCTCCGGACTGTTCCTGCTGGTTGCCGCCCTGCTCTCCGGTTGCGGCGTGGCTGCGGCCCCCTGCCGCGTCGCCTCGGCCGGGCTGAAGATGGTGCCGCTGGTGGGCCACGTCGCCGCCGCGCCGACCGATGCCTGCGCGGACATCATCGACTGA
- a CDS encoding BON domain-containing protein, translated as MFVEAKSAEDAAAGGKGRPGLSQSLARPARRICAQGLKWAIGMAVPVVFAQTSPASGPSGAPGQALRNGVNDPFIQISRDMPDCPVPRDPVLPETQMRGQSHDRIERSNNCHHTGQCRNASAYAHDPEIADAARKRLRDDPRLRDSALWITVQRRFITLQGCAASARQADYVAEVLRQFPDVQHVTVDDVAVRRPGAATMRR; from the coding sequence ATGTTCGTCGAGGCGAAGAGTGCAGAGGATGCGGCGGCCGGCGGAAAGGGCCGGCCTGGATTGTCTCAGAGTCTGGCACGGCCGGCACGCCGGATCTGTGCGCAGGGTCTGAAGTGGGCGATCGGCATGGCCGTGCCCGTCGTTTTTGCGCAAACATCGCCCGCATCGGGGCCGTCCGGCGCGCCGGGTCAGGCGCTGCGCAACGGTGTCAACGATCCGTTCATCCAGATCAGTCGGGATATGCCGGACTGCCCCGTTCCGCGCGACCCCGTCCTGCCCGAGACGCAGATGCGCGGCCAGTCGCACGACCGTATTGAGCGCAGCAACAACTGCCACCACACCGGCCAGTGCCGCAACGCCAGCGCCTACGCCCATGACCCGGAGATTGCCGACGCCGCGCGGAAGCGGCTGCGCGACGATCCGCGCTTGCGCGATAGTGCACTGTGGATCACGGTGCAGCGCCGTTTCATCACCCTCCAGGGCTGTGCCGCCTCAGCGCGCCAGGCTGACTATGTGGCGGAGGTGCTGCGCCAGTTCCCGGACGTGCAGCACGTCACGGTTGATGATGTGGCGGTACGGCGCCCGGGGGCCGCGACCATGCGCCGGTAG
- a CDS encoding DUF1345 domain-containing protein yields the protein MHVKQPGEPVEPTAVQRFVATRPRLLAALMLGAVAGILAPIESSRLTRILLGWDVAVWAYLLLAGAMMLRANPRRIQAVARREDERAAAVLAAVCVGVIASVVAIAFELATAKSAGHAQAAHYAFTGVTVLGAWLIVPMMFTVHYAHLYYRTDGEPPLQFPDRQIVPDYWDFLYFSFTIAVASQTADVGIRSRAMRRAVLGQSLLSFFFNTSILALSINIAAGLFS from the coding sequence ATGCACGTGAAGCAACCGGGGGAACCCGTCGAACCGACGGCGGTGCAGCGTTTCGTCGCCACGCGGCCGCGCCTGCTGGCCGCGCTGATGCTGGGGGCGGTGGCGGGCATCCTCGCGCCGATCGAGAGCAGCCGCCTGACGCGCATCCTGCTGGGCTGGGATGTGGCGGTCTGGGCCTACCTGCTGCTGGCCGGCGCAATGATGCTGCGGGCCAACCCGCGCCGTATCCAGGCCGTCGCCCGCCGCGAGGACGAGCGGGCCGCGGCGGTGCTGGCGGCGGTGTGCGTCGGCGTGATCGCCAGCGTGGTGGCGATTGCCTTCGAACTGGCGACGGCCAAGTCCGCCGGTCACGCACAGGCCGCGCACTACGCCTTCACGGGCGTGACCGTGCTGGGTGCATGGCTGATCGTGCCGATGATGTTCACCGTGCACTACGCGCACCTGTACTACCGCACCGACGGCGAGCCGCCGCTGCAATTCCCCGACCGGCAGATCGTCCCCGATTACTGGGATTTCCTCTACTTCTCCTTTACCATCGCGGTCGCCAGCCAGACGGCGGATGTCGGCATCCGTTCGCGAGCGATGCGGCGCGCGGTGCTGGGGCAATCGCTGCTGTCGTTCTTCTTCAATACGAGCATCCTCGCGCTCTCCATCAATATCGCCGCGGGCCTCTTCTCATGA
- a CDS encoding AI-2E family transporter, producing the protein MTKLPHPLPSRTVDTASYVLVAAMIMAVLWLHLLPAAIAGFLVYALARRLEARLRARRTLSERAKSIAVTGVFLIAALILAAIGLGIGRLVEHGHGLDGMLLRIADVLDHLRDSLPPTIADYVPQSVSELRARLVEMIKEHGHQVSTLGIDGLRASAMALVGLILGAMMAWSETPDPARSKPLSAALLHRLGRLETAFEAVVFAQVKISALNTALAAIYLMGVVPALGLHVPYSKSLVLLTFVAGLIPVAGNLISNAAVVLMSVAVSLELAVGSLAFLVIVHKLEYFVNARIIGSRIDARAWELILALIVMEALFGVGGVIAAPVLYAYLKRELSDAGLIG; encoded by the coding sequence ATGACCAAGCTTCCCCACCCCTTGCCTTCGCGTACCGTCGATACCGCCAGCTATGTGCTGGTGGCCGCCATGATCATGGCCGTGCTGTGGCTGCATCTGCTGCCCGCGGCCATTGCCGGGTTCCTCGTCTATGCGCTGGCGCGCCGGCTGGAGGCGCGCCTGCGCGCGCGGCGCACGCTGTCCGAGCGGGCCAAGTCGATTGCCGTGACCGGGGTGTTCCTGATCGCCGCGCTGATCCTCGCGGCCATCGGCCTGGGCATCGGCCGGCTGGTCGAGCACGGCCATGGCCTCGACGGCATGCTGCTGCGCATTGCCGACGTGCTGGACCACCTGCGCGATTCGCTGCCGCCGACCATTGCCGATTACGTTCCGCAGTCGGTCAGCGAGCTGCGGGCACGGCTGGTCGAGATGATCAAGGAGCACGGCCACCAGGTCTCGACGCTCGGCATCGACGGCCTGCGGGCGAGCGCGATGGCGCTGGTGGGGCTGATCCTCGGCGCGATGATGGCGTGGTCGGAGACGCCCGACCCGGCGCGCAGCAAGCCCCTGTCGGCAGCGCTGCTGCACCGGCTGGGCCGGCTGGAGACGGCGTTCGAGGCGGTGGTGTTCGCCCAGGTCAAGATCTCCGCGCTCAACACCGCGCTGGCGGCCATCTACCTGATGGGCGTGGTGCCGGCGCTCGGCCTGCATGTGCCGTATTCCAAGTCGCTGGTGCTGCTGACCTTCGTGGCGGGGCTGATTCCGGTGGCGGGCAACCTGATCTCCAACGCGGCCGTCGTGCTGATGAGCGTGGCGGTGTCGCTGGAGCTGGCCGTGGGGTCGCTGGCGTTCCTGGTGATCGTGCACAAGCTGGAGTACTTCGTGAACGCGCGCATCATCGGCAGCCGTATCGATGCGCGCGCCTGGGAGCTGATCCTGGCGCTGATCGTGATGGAGGCGCTGTTCGGCGTGGGCGGCGTGATTGCCGCGCCGGTGCTGTACGCCTATCTGAAGCGCGAACTGTCGGACGCCGGGTTGATCGGCTGA
- a CDS encoding MFS transporter — protein MDTTANGTAAAPAPARAGTTGFGVIGAISFAHFLNDMMQSLILAIYPLLKGNFHLDFTQIGLITLTYQITASLLQPMVGLYTDRHPKPYSLPVGMGFTLVGLLLLSMAPNFGTLLLAAALVGTGSSIFHPESSRVARMASGGRHGLAQSLFQVGGNVGSAMGPLLAAAVIMPYGQHSLAWFSIAALIAMAVLVQVGGWYQRARAAGHGRKGGARASAAVRLPAGKVAMAMLLLVVLLFSKYFYLASLNSYYTFYLISKFHLSAQASQLFLFLFLFSVAAGTIAGGPIGDRFGRKVVIWVSILGVAPFTLLLPYANLFWTAVLTVIIGLVLASAFSAILVYAQELIPGKVGMVSGLFFGFAFGLGGIGAAVLGKLADATDIHHVYHLCSFLPLIGLLTVFLPNIERPDRHPA, from the coding sequence ATGGACACCACCGCAAACGGTACGGCCGCCGCGCCGGCGCCCGCCCGGGCCGGGACGACCGGCTTCGGCGTGATCGGCGCCATCAGCTTCGCCCACTTCCTCAACGACATGATGCAGTCGTTGATCCTGGCAATCTATCCGCTGCTCAAGGGCAACTTCCATCTCGATTTCACGCAGATCGGCCTCATCACGCTGACCTACCAGATCACCGCCTCGCTGCTGCAGCCGATGGTCGGGCTCTATACCGACCGGCATCCGAAGCCGTACTCGCTGCCGGTCGGCATGGGCTTCACGCTGGTGGGTCTGCTGCTGCTGTCGATGGCGCCGAACTTCGGCACGCTGCTGCTGGCCGCGGCGCTGGTGGGCACGGGCTCGTCGATCTTCCATCCGGAATCGTCGCGGGTGGCGCGCATGGCCTCGGGCGGCCGGCATGGGCTGGCGCAGTCGCTGTTCCAGGTGGGCGGCAACGTGGGCAGCGCGATGGGGCCGCTGCTTGCCGCGGCCGTCATCATGCCGTACGGCCAGCACAGCCTGGCGTGGTTTTCGATTGCCGCGCTCATCGCGATGGCCGTGCTGGTCCAGGTGGGCGGGTGGTACCAGCGCGCGCGTGCCGCCGGCCACGGCCGCAAGGGCGGGGCGCGCGCGTCCGCCGCCGTGCGCCTGCCGGCCGGCAAGGTGGCGATGGCGATGCTGCTGCTGGTGGTGTTGTTGTTCTCCAAGTATTTCTACCTGGCCAGCCTGAACAGCTATTACACGTTCTACCTCATCAGCAAGTTCCACCTGTCGGCGCAGGCGTCGCAGCTGTTCCTGTTCCTCTTCCTGTTCTCGGTGGCGGCGGGCACCATTGCCGGCGGTCCGATCGGCGACCGCTTCGGCCGCAAGGTCGTGATCTGGGTGTCGATCCTGGGCGTGGCACCGTTCACGCTGCTGCTGCCGTACGCCAACCTGTTCTGGACCGCCGTGCTGACGGTGATCATCGGGCTGGTGCTGGCCTCGGCGTTCTCGGCCATCCTGGTCTATGCGCAGGAGCTGATTCCCGGCAAGGTGGGGATGGTGTCGGGGCTGTTCTTCGGCTTTGCGTTCGGGCTGGGTGGTATCGGCGCGGCGGTGCTCGGCAAGCTGGCCGACGCGACCGACATCCACCACGTCTACCACCTGTGCTCGTTCCTGCCGCTGATCGGTCTGTTGACGGTGTTCCTGCCCAACATCGAGCGTCCCGACCGACACCCGGCCTGA
- a CDS encoding ParB N-terminal domain-containing protein, with amino-acid sequence MHADLSYCVALRPTAFFKPSEEVDADHVRRLADTIRATGLWTTPIPIERETGIVMDGNHRMRAAALLGLHHLPCVLLDYADPRVSVTHWGSGAPFSVAGIRQRIVAERRLFPYKTTRHRFAPALPSTEIPLTVLGTAHGVRIAALA; translated from the coding sequence ATGCATGCTGACCTTTCATACTGCGTGGCGCTGCGGCCCACCGCGTTTTTCAAGCCGTCCGAAGAAGTGGACGCCGACCACGTCCGCCGCCTGGCTGACACCATCCGCGCCACCGGCCTGTGGACCACGCCGATCCCGATCGAGCGCGAGACCGGCATCGTGATGGACGGCAACCACCGCATGCGCGCGGCCGCGCTGCTGGGCCTGCACCACCTGCCGTGCGTGCTGCTGGACTATGCGGACCCGCGCGTGTCGGTCACGCACTGGGGTTCGGGCGCACCGTTCAGCGTCGCCGGCATCCGGCAGCGCATCGTGGCGGAGCGGCGCCTGTTCCCGTACAAGACAACGCGCCACCGCTTCGCACCCGCGTTGCCCAGCACGGAGATCCCGCTGACGGTGCTGGGGACCGCGCACGGCGTGCGGATCGCCGCCCTGGCGTAG
- a CDS encoding TonB-dependent receptor plug domain-containing protein: MLFSLRRVRASVVPSPARASGAPFRSLALTARMAFAGILTSSGLGLPAFARSAAKASADAAEHVIPLPETVATRRTEDDPVPPYAGGPTARGARAGLLGNQDTMDTPFSVSTCTARRMEDQQATTPADVLNKDASVRFTGQTGGVTDSVYIRGFPVGEGNLSEVAFDGVYGVAPNYHVFPEYMELERGKSTTFRATVLNVFDPKYKYWSGVASVGTISLGAPRTVLLSASVDF; encoded by the coding sequence ATGCTGTTCTCGCTTCGCCGCGTGCGCGCCTCGGTCGTGCCGTCACCTGCCCGCGCGTCCGGCGCACCGTTCCGGTCGCTGGCCCTGACCGCGCGCATGGCGTTCGCGGGGATACTGACCTCCTCCGGGCTGGGGCTGCCCGCCTTCGCGCGGAGCGCGGCCAAAGCCTCGGCGGACGCCGCCGAGCACGTCATCCCGTTGCCGGAAACCGTGGCGACCCGCCGCACCGAGGACGACCCGGTGCCCCCGTACGCAGGCGGACCGACCGCGCGCGGTGCCCGCGCGGGCCTGCTCGGCAACCAGGACACCATGGACACGCCCTTCAGCGTCAGCACCTGCACCGCCAGGCGCATGGAGGACCAGCAGGCCACCACGCCGGCCGACGTGCTGAACAAGGATGCATCGGTGCGCTTCACCGGCCAGACCGGGGGCGTGACCGATTCCGTCTACATCCGCGGCTTCCCCGTCGGCGAAGGCAACCTGAGCGAGGTGGCGTTCGACGGCGTGTACGGTGTCGCGCCCAACTACCACGTTTTCCCGGAGTACATGGAACTGGAACGCGGCAAGTCCACCACCTTCCGCGCCACCGTGCTGAACGTGTTCGACCCCAAGTACAAGTACTGGTCGGGCGTGGCGTCTGTCGGGACGATCTCGCTGGGTGCGCCGCGCACGGTGCTGCTGTCGGCGTCGGTGGATTTCTGA
- a CDS encoding RNA polymerase sigma factor, protein MTGLYCDSARSSLMAAFVDHYEELINHVRQRFGDQAFACDVVQDVCVQLLHRPPAEPVGTPLAFLRHLSIHRAIDRWRSDETRAAYAELAGQAASDTDDVDGERIVASRQAVHQVEQVIDGLPARCREVFILHKLHDLPQDEVAVRLSISRNMVAKHLARAMLAMRSISSVRRVPKPRAPMLMPYACGPDPCGV, encoded by the coding sequence ATGACCGGCCTGTATTGCGACTCCGCCCGTTCCTCGTTGATGGCTGCCTTCGTCGATCACTACGAAGAGCTGATCAATCACGTCCGGCAACGCTTCGGCGATCAGGCGTTCGCCTGCGATGTCGTCCAGGACGTCTGCGTGCAGTTGCTGCATCGCCCGCCGGCGGAGCCGGTCGGCACGCCGCTGGCCTTCCTGCGGCATCTGTCGATCCATCGGGCGATCGATCGCTGGCGCAGCGACGAGACCCGCGCCGCGTATGCGGAGCTGGCCGGACAGGCCGCGTCCGATACCGACGATGTCGACGGCGAGCGGATCGTGGCCTCGCGGCAGGCTGTCCACCAGGTCGAGCAGGTCATCGACGGCCTGCCGGCGCGCTGCCGCGAGGTGTTCATCCTCCACAAGCTGCACGACCTGCCACAGGACGAAGTGGCGGTGCGGCTGTCCATTTCACGCAATATGGTCGCCAAGCATCTGGCCCGCGCGATGCTGGCGATGCGCTCCATTTCCTCCGTGCGCCGCGTGCCGAAACCGCGGGCACCGATGCTGATGCCGTATGCCTGCGGCCCCGATCCCTGCGGGGTTTGA
- a CDS encoding TonB-dependent siderophore receptor: protein MCVAVAGSCVSTFAWGQGAAVAVDLPAQRLDRALTALARQSGVQIQFSDALAGQRTAPAVQGRMAVSDALGRLLVGSGLQARSTGAGAFMIEALATSLPPKPAAGEPTAPAVAELEATVVSTDRTRSDLVRPTRQVTQITHDELSDLQAGSGTLATALSKVVPGMADSSHTITDYGQTLRGRSTLVLLDGMPLNTNRDSARNLASLDPNNIERIEVLRGSSALYGSGATGGIVSITTRPAGGEPRAETTVSMTLPLSHPGAAGLGGSLQQYVAGSKGPVDYEFNVGTQHIGGSYDASGHRIAPEPSQGDLFDSNIYSIGGKLGLRIDPDQRVVFSASHYDAKQNTDYASDPLVAKLPAGSAVARAIDGLQLADQNRIKNTLLNLQYENKDVFGSQVGAQFYYRDYFSRFAPFDARAVSTRGNNVDQVMQDTKVFGSRLTVTTPLDKDARTKLLWGADFNQERSDMPDDIFSPTAYDASGGLVYRKIGTVTYLPPLTTRSVGGFGQLQHKFNDRWSAEAGVRYEHASASFDSFVPLSQSRLAQKYTVPGGETGFGAWLFNAGVTYAPVRGQEVYASFSQGFQLPDVGLQLRNATAGFNINSSSLEPVKTNNYEIGWRGNLGSGARGTLALFYTTSELGDVQSFNNGLILTRTAERIAGVEAGLDYATDDEKWGAGGTLTYLEGRERPQGAANYQNMTGYRILPLKLTGYLEYRPTARWSNRLQATFYAARDYRLNGRTSFGRIDATSYTTIDLISTYQITKKDKVRVGIENLLNRYYLPLYSQLMRNSNNTSRLPAAGAVLTVSFTHRW from the coding sequence ATGTGTGTGGCAGTCGCAGGCAGTTGCGTGTCGACCTTTGCCTGGGGGCAGGGGGCGGCCGTGGCGGTCGATCTTCCGGCGCAACGGCTCGATCGTGCGTTGACTGCGCTCGCACGGCAATCAGGCGTACAGATTCAGTTTTCCGACGCGCTGGCCGGGCAACGGACCGCGCCGGCCGTGCAGGGCCGGATGGCGGTCTCCGATGCGCTGGGGCGGCTGCTCGTGGGTTCCGGGCTGCAGGCCCGATCGACCGGCGCGGGCGCGTTCATGATCGAGGCCCTGGCGACGAGCCTGCCGCCCAAGCCCGCCGCGGGCGAGCCGACCGCGCCGGCCGTGGCTGAACTGGAGGCCACCGTGGTGTCCACCGACCGCACGCGCAGCGACCTCGTCCGCCCGACCCGCCAGGTCACGCAGATCACGCACGACGAACTGAGCGATCTGCAGGCCGGCTCGGGCACCCTGGCGACGGCGCTGAGCAAGGTGGTGCCCGGCATGGCCGATTCGAGCCACACGATCACCGATTACGGGCAGACATTGCGCGGCCGCAGCACGCTGGTGCTGCTCGACGGCATGCCGCTCAATACCAACCGGGACTCCGCGCGCAACCTGGCGAGCCTCGATCCGAACAACATCGAACGGATCGAGGTGCTGCGCGGCAGCAGTGCGCTCTACGGCAGCGGTGCCACGGGCGGCATCGTGTCGATCACGACCCGGCCGGCCGGCGGCGAGCCGCGCGCGGAGACGACCGTCTCGATGACCTTGCCGCTGTCGCATCCCGGTGCCGCCGGCCTGGGCGGCTCGCTGCAGCAGTATGTCGCGGGCAGCAAGGGGCCGGTCGACTACGAATTCAACGTGGGCACGCAGCATATCGGCGGCTCTTATGACGCGAGCGGCCATCGCATCGCGCCGGAGCCCAGCCAGGGCGACCTGTTCGATTCGAACATCTACAGCATCGGCGGCAAGCTCGGCCTGCGCATCGATCCGGACCAGCGCGTGGTGTTCTCCGCCAGCCATTACGACGCGAAGCAGAACACCGACTACGCGAGCGATCCGTTGGTTGCGAAGCTGCCCGCGGGCTCGGCCGTTGCGCGCGCCATCGACGGCCTGCAACTGGCCGACCAGAACCGCATCAAGAACACGCTGCTCAACCTGCAATACGAGAACAAGGACGTGTTCGGCAGCCAGGTGGGCGCCCAGTTCTATTACCGCGACTACTTCAGCCGGTTCGCGCCGTTCGATGCGCGTGCCGTGTCGACGCGCGGCAACAACGTCGACCAGGTGATGCAGGACACCAAGGTCTTCGGCAGCCGTCTGACCGTCACCACGCCGCTCGACAAGGACGCGCGCACGAAGCTGCTGTGGGGCGCGGACTTCAACCAGGAACGCAGCGACATGCCCGACGACATCTTCTCGCCGACGGCCTATGACGCGAGCGGTGGCCTGGTCTACCGGAAGATCGGCACGGTGACCTACCTGCCGCCGTTGACCACGCGCAGCGTCGGCGGGTTCGGCCAGTTGCAGCACAAGTTCAACGACCGCTGGTCGGCGGAGGCGGGTGTGCGCTACGAGCATGCGAGCGCGAGCTTCGACAGCTTCGTGCCGCTGTCGCAGTCGCGGCTGGCGCAGAAGTACACGGTGCCGGGCGGCGAGACGGGCTTCGGCGCGTGGCTGTTCAACGCCGGGGTCACGTATGCGCCGGTGCGCGGGCAGGAGGTCTACGCGTCGTTCAGCCAGGGGTTCCAGTTGCCGGATGTCGGGCTGCAGCTGCGCAACGCCACGGCGGGCTTCAACATCAACTCGTCGAGCCTCGAGCCCGTGAAGACCAACAACTATGAGATCGGCTGGCGCGGCAATCTCGGCAGCGGCGCACGCGGGACGCTGGCGCTGTTCTACACGACCTCGGAACTGGGCGATGTGCAGAGCTTCAACAACGGCCTGATCCTGACCCGCACCGCCGAGCGCATCGCCGGCGTGGAGGCCGGCCTCGATTACGCGACCGACGACGAGAAGTGGGGCGCGGGCGGCACGCTGACCTACCTGGAAGGCCGCGAACGCCCGCAGGGCGCCGCGAACTACCAGAACATGACGGGCTATCGCATTCTGCCGCTCAAGCTGACCGGCTATCTCGAATACCGGCCGACGGCGCGCTGGAGCAACCGCCTGCAGGCGACGTTCTACGCGGCGCGCGACTACCGCCTGAACGGCAGGACGAGCTTCGGGCGGATCGATGCGACCAGCTACACGACGATCGACCTGATCTCGACCTACCAGATCACCAAGAAGGACAAGGTGCGGGTGGGCATCGAGAACCTGCTGAACCGCTATTACCTGCCGCTGTACAGCCAGTTGATGCGCAACAGCAATAACACCAGCCGCCTGCCCGCCGCGGGCGCGGTCTTGACGGTGAGCTTCACGCACCGCTGGTAA
- the sbnA gene encoding 2,3-diaminopropionate biosynthesis protein SbnA — MIAKSIVDCIGGTPLVQLARLYDGRKAKVFAKLEMLNPAGSIKDRPARYIIERGLAEGSIAPGAHIIESSSGNLAIALAMVCRVKGLRFTAVVDPKISPTNLNILRCYGAGIERVTRKDSQGGYLETRIERVRQMLAQEPGAVWINQYGNPRNWESHFYGEGDEIARALDRPADLLVLGVSTSGTVLGIARRLRREWPGLKVVAVDAVGSVLFGAKPGPRELPGIGASRVPELLCRDDIDDVIHVDDYDAAMGCRRLLEREGIFAGGSSGAVVVAIERLLARATRPLRIVTLLPDRGERYLDSVYDDAWLARIAASRAGSTGSAAAPSLHVPSLEAVL; from the coding sequence ATGATCGCGAAAAGCATCGTCGACTGCATTGGCGGCACCCCGCTCGTGCAGCTCGCCCGCCTGTACGACGGCCGCAAGGCCAAGGTGTTCGCCAAGCTGGAAATGCTGAACCCGGCCGGCAGCATCAAGGACCGGCCGGCCCGCTACATCATCGAGCGCGGTTTGGCCGAAGGCTCGATCGCGCCGGGCGCGCACATCATCGAAAGCTCCTCGGGGAACCTCGCCATCGCGCTGGCGATGGTGTGCCGCGTCAAGGGGCTGCGCTTCACGGCGGTGGTCGACCCGAAGATTTCGCCGACCAACCTGAACATCCTGCGCTGCTACGGCGCGGGCATCGAACGCGTGACCCGCAAGGACAGCCAGGGCGGCTACCTGGAGACGCGCATCGAGCGGGTCCGGCAGATGCTCGCGCAAGAGCCCGGCGCGGTGTGGATCAACCAGTACGGCAATCCGCGCAACTGGGAAAGCCACTTCTACGGCGAGGGCGACGAGATCGCGCGCGCGCTCGACCGGCCGGCGGACCTGCTGGTGCTGGGCGTCAGCACGTCCGGCACCGTGCTGGGCATTGCCCGGCGCCTGCGCCGTGAGTGGCCCGGGCTCAAGGTTGTCGCGGTCGATGCGGTGGGCTCGGTGCTGTTCGGCGCCAAGCCGGGGCCGCGCGAGCTGCCCGGCATCGGCGCGAGCCGGGTGCCCGAACTGCTGTGCCGCGACGACATCGACGACGTGATCCATGTCGACGACTACGACGCGGCCATGGGCTGCCGGCGCCTGCTCGAACGCGAGGGCATCTTCGCGGGCGGCTCGTCGGGCGCCGTCGTGGTCGCCATCGAACGGCTGCTGGCGCGCGCCACGCGGCCGCTGCGCATCGTCACGCTGCTGCCCGACCGCGGCGAGCGCTATCTCGACAGCGTCTACGACGACGCGTGGCTCGCGCGCATCGCCGCATCCCGGGCGGGCAGCACCGGTTCCGCTGCCGCCCCGTCTCTCCACGTTCCATCACTCGAAGCGGTTCTCTGA